The proteins below are encoded in one region of Campylobacter rectus:
- a CDS encoding calcium-binding protein yields MNDFSKLKIYANLANDAYSSRKIGDKIQNYEVIDTFNFIGFQSTLYKSVDNKKILGIRGTEVEISVNSLSDLYNDLQLALAGVNLQELDLERYYNRLIVQGIISPNEKITVVGHSLGGYLAQILTLKHPEVVNNTYTFNAPGIGGLPGTLLNALGIENFYNPKITDVVAKDGLSLIAGTGLNAGQEIEVSGETHFIAPMTKILYFYDEMIKNGVNEKDITAYLSGFYQIPSKIFDNKKSVEHIANKTLNAINKIVNGDNAEQKDIIDIAIDFEKNNTKFSIEFIFSNGFNQSTFPNSSIPISALYALVHLNPFIVSGVDSPAYKELEKYKDEYSDNYIQDRIKMFDHFMHNVTDVGSYFYDMQSGVSHGITDGSNHGTSDNTNPYIHEITNQFIFGTNQNDVIKDAVALLDDNVKTRVYSLAGDDNIKIVGGSAYIEAGSGNDTIDLRGSKGENTVYGGVNNGKDNDDDGDDIIYGGEGKDTIYGGNGKDTIYTDNDDKEDLLYGGDGFDTYYVGDKDIIFDSDGKGKIVFDTVELKGGTYDKDKEAYVSKDGLIEYRLNESGGKSTLIVQKGDKSITINEFSKEDKSLGIKLANSKIEVSVTNKEGSANWLKESLGDRGLPFTLSLNRKLDKGEYLKVEVVTSMKGDKSIIEFKERDISKDFNFTWEDDNYPQGNRSFVVNACVVDESSDLTAEVISSARGTIKDDDRNPNNPNNSDIPTDPNDPQNAPVRYDPIIIDLNKDGTTTSKLNGAVNFDMDNNGFKEATGWISKDDAFLAYDKNGNGKIDNGSELFGDKTVSVGAYGYTGKTAENGFEALKEFDFNNDNIIDEKDKDFDKLLLWQDLNTNGLTEEGELKTLKEHNIKSIDLRYKETQIDNNGNLIKQTSTVTFNDNTTTTADDVWFKVDLRYTEQPNIDIPERIKALPEVTAFGNLHNLRNAMSKNLELENMIKDYMGLSLEEKAKQLDNVLFKWAGVEGVDKDSRGQFIDARMLGVYEKISGKEFLQWGNNPNPSSPAADIIMGIMSKFKNYVYANIELQTKYKGLIDTTYMYYNDDTNKYDYDFSKVNAKLKELYNAKNYKELSVLTGTIRDGAQYKSELLDSFKNNLEKLASNNNDFALFALSDYISGTDGDDVIRGKSSHNLFVGGKGNDVFHGGYGKNAYIYHKGDGSDTIYESGGESTIYFEDIRKDEVEFSNQDGSGLNIKIKGTQDSINIKRWYSQSVNQIPFKFADGVTMSSQDLRLTVIGDESDNILYGYQNNDTIEGGKGNDKLNGEYGDDTYIYSKGDGNDVISDWGGANILYFKNLSYDDVEFFKQDRNLLIKIKDTGETITINDILSYSSYAAFRFKFSDGTIRDGSNINLMVVGDDQDNTLYGFFRENTFIGGKGNDSLYGNDGDDTYVYSKGDGNDTIIYSYRGKNTLEFKDINKDGVEFSVKGNDLLITVKDTQEYITLKNIFEQNGDFNFKFSDGNVIGTSDLLLTFIGDDNDNILNGYHGNDILEGKKGNDSLYGGKGDDKLYGDEGDDALGGGSGNDILEGGKGNDSLYGGEDNDTYIYHKGDGNDTIHDRQGSNTLVFKDINKNEVDFIRPYNNLKDLIIKIKDTNEQIRILEFFEQNETLFDFKFANGATINRHNIALKIIGDDQDNNLMGYRQNDTLEGKKGNDILQGEKGDDTYIYSKGDGNDSIFDLWGKNTLVFKDINKNEVDFIRPYNNLKDLIIKIKDTNEQIRISEFFMHSKAFFDFKFADGSVLSSDEAKKASLIGNDNDNIIYGFDSDDILKGNGGNDKLYGGDGNDILEGGKGNDILYGHKGDDTYIFGKGDGDDVIYDEAYFTANRNDTIKFKAGINKDDLVFTRTGDNKHDLLIKIKGSNDSITVKDMFKDMERNLYGINKITFDDGTSMSIADIYKATPAIANPNDQSQIYGSPYDDTIYGNEKDNDIRGQAGNDTLYGGEGDDTLRGGDGNDILEGGSGNDTLYGGEGDDTYIFGRDDGNDTLIDSDGNNTIKFKAGINKDDLVFTRTGDNKHDLLIKIKGSNNSITVKDMFRYYTNKDGINKITFDDGTSMSIADIHKATPVIISPNDQSQIYYGSYYDDIIYGNEKDNDIRGQEGNDTIYGGKGNDDISGGNGDDTIYGNDGDDKLYGDKGNDTLYGGNGDDELRGGDGNDTIEGGSGNDTIYGGEGEDTYIFGRGDGQDTIIYADGQDTIKFRAGITKDDLIFKRITPSNLEDSLMIQIKDTKDHIFIKNMFNKEDGSSGIKGLEFDDGSYMSFEEVKQKTLMSPNNYSVIYGFDSDDIIVGGDGDNHIYGRNGNDTLYGGKGSDELHGEAGNDTLYGDDGNDTLIGEEGNDILEGGAGDDNLEGREGSDTYIFGKGDGHDMVYSDEKDTIKLKEGISKDDIAIQKLNDKDLRILIKQTGDSMTVHNIFSKDYPGSIGKIEFSDGSFIDSENIKKIASNNSVFCVDASNSTLDGSSENDTLYGDDRDNRMHGIAGDDVLIGGKGNDSLSGGEGADTYIFGKGDGNDTIYADGNDIVKFKERITKDDILITRDYDDLMIKFKNSDDSIKISNMLYENIDDADDNSQGIKAIEFSDGSSLSLEDIRKIALADKDSTGRGNRIYGFNSDDIINGGLEGETIKAKGGNDIVNGKEGDDIILGGKGDDTLIGGEGDDTYEYRLGDGNDTIDNTGGGNDTLFFAYGILKNSILYKKDNDDLLMTINNDPNQTVRIKNHFLGGDYAIDRIGFGQDDSFEDQEYILKQINVVHLSSANGNNNLSDKDKKDNVYTYTGGKVTISDNGGDDRVVFRLDDDNDQESRVYYSSNGRDLKISTAKIDSSNKNVLEIKNFFVNRNSIIENFDINDYWSITAQSIYEKFGKAFPPETPDTPDDPTPSNPGDGDNGSLTGGSEDNVFNYKGGMVSITDTGGNDKVIFKNPGSRVFYSSNGRDLKISTSKINSSNKNVLEVKNFFSDKNYIIEKFQISDYWTVTAESIYQAFGKTYPAAQNAPLALLGAPNKTNEDSLNDNASDM; encoded by the coding sequence ATGAATGACTTCAGTAAACTAAAGATATATGCAAACCTTGCGAATGATGCATATAGTAGCAGAAAAATAGGTGATAAAATTCAAAATTATGAGGTAATAGATACTTTTAATTTTATAGGATTTCAATCTACTCTTTATAAGAGTGTTGATAATAAAAAGATACTTGGTATAAGAGGAACAGAAGTAGAAATAAGTGTAAATAGCTTAAGTGACTTATATAACGACCTCCAATTAGCTCTCGCGGGTGTAAATTTACAAGAACTTGATTTAGAGAGATACTACAATAGGTTAATAGTACAAGGCATTATATCTCCCAATGAAAAAATTACTGTAGTTGGACACTCCCTTGGCGGATATTTGGCACAAATTTTAACTTTAAAACATCCAGAAGTAGTTAATAATACTTATACATTCAATGCGCCTGGAATTGGTGGGCTGCCAGGAACATTATTGAATGCTTTGGGTATAGAAAATTTTTACAACCCCAAGATAACAGACGTGGTAGCCAAAGACGGTCTTAGCTTAATAGCCGGAACGGGACTTAACGCTGGACAGGAAATAGAAGTTTCTGGCGAAACCCACTTTATAGCTCCTATGACCAAAATCCTCTACTTCTACGACGAAATGATAAAAAACGGAGTTAATGAAAAAGATATAACAGCCTATCTAAGCGGGTTTTATCAAATACCTTCAAAGATATTTGATAACAAAAAGAGTGTAGAGCATATAGCCAATAAAACACTAAACGCTATCAACAAGATAGTAAATGGCGATAATGCCGAGCAAAAAGACATCATAGACATAGCCATAGATTTTGAAAAAAATAATACTAAATTTAGTATAGAGTTTATATTTAGTAATGGTTTCAACCAATCTACTTTTCCAAATTCCTCCATCCCGATATCTGCCCTATACGCCCTGGTTCACCTAAACCCTTTCATAGTCTCTGGCGTAGACTCTCCTGCCTACAAAGAGCTTGAAAAGTATAAAGACGAGTATTCCGATAACTATATACAAGACAGAATAAAAATGTTCGATCACTTTATGCATAATGTAACGGATGTAGGTAGTTATTTTTACGATATGCAAAGCGGCGTAAGTCATGGAATTACCGATGGATCAAATCATGGCACATCCGATAATACAAATCCGTATATCCATGAAATCACAAACCAATTTATATTCGGCACCAATCAAAACGATGTTATCAAAGATGCCGTAGCCCTGCTGGACGATAATGTAAAAACAAGGGTATACTCCCTAGCCGGAGACGACAACATAAAGATAGTAGGAGGTAGCGCCTACATCGAAGCAGGCTCGGGTAACGATACTATAGACCTAAGAGGTTCCAAAGGAGAGAATACCGTATACGGCGGAGTAAATAACGGTAAAGATAACGATGACGACGGAGACGATATAATCTACGGAGGAGAAGGAAAAGATACTATCTACGGCGGAAACGGTAAGGATACCATATATACGGACAATGACGATAAAGAAGACCTACTATATGGCGGAGACGGCTTTGACACCTACTACGTAGGAGATAAAGACATCATCTTTGATAGCGATGGTAAGGGTAAGATAGTGTTTGACACAGTTGAGCTTAAAGGCGGAACATACGATAAGGATAAAGAGGCATACGTAAGTAAAGACGGCTTGATAGAGTATAGACTAAACGAAAGCGGAGGTAAATCTACCCTAATAGTGCAAAAGGGAGATAAGAGTATAACTATAAACGAATTTAGCAAAGAAGACAAATCCCTGGGTATAAAACTGGCAAACAGTAAGATAGAAGTATCCGTAACAAATAAAGAGGGAAGCGCTAACTGGTTAAAAGAATCTCTTGGAGACAGGGGACTTCCTTTTACCCTGTCTCTTAACAGAAAGCTGGATAAAGGAGAATATCTTAAAGTAGAAGTAGTAACCAGTATGAAAGGGGATAAGAGTATTATAGAATTTAAAGAAAGAGACATCAGCAAAGACTTTAACTTCACCTGGGAAGACGATAACTATCCTCAAGGCAACAGATCATTTGTGGTAAATGCTTGTGTTGTAGATGAGTCCTCAGACTTAACGGCGGAAGTAATAAGTAGCGCAAGAGGCACTATAAAAGACGATGATAGAAATCCCAATAATCCAAATAACTCTGATATCCCGACAGATCCCAATGATCCGCAAAACGCTCCCGTGCGTTATGATCCTATCATAATAGACCTAAACAAAGACGGTACTACTACGTCTAAACTAAACGGAGCCGTAAATTTCGATATGGATAACAACGGCTTTAAAGAAGCTACCGGATGGATAAGTAAAGATGATGCATTCTTAGCTTACGATAAAAACGGTAACGGCAAGATAGATAACGGTAGCGAACTGTTTGGAGATAAAACAGTATCGGTAGGAGCTTACGGATATACGGGTAAAACGGCTGAGAACGGGTTTGAGGCTTTAAAGGAATTTGACTTTAACAATGATAATATCATAGATGAAAAAGATAAAGACTTTGATAAACTACTTCTTTGGCAAGATTTAAACACCAACGGCTTAACCGAAGAAGGAGAGTTAAAGACTTTAAAAGAACATAACATAAAATCCATAGATTTACGTTATAAAGAAACACAGATAGATAACAACGGCAATCTAATCAAACAAACCTCTACCGTTACATTTAACGATAACACCACCACTACCGCCGATGACGTATGGTTTAAGGTTGATCTTAGATATACCGAACAACCAAACATCGATATCCCCGAGAGAATAAAAGCCTTACCTGAAGTAACCGCATTTGGAAATTTGCATAATCTAAGAAATGCAATGAGCAAAAACTTAGAACTGGAAAATATGATCAAAGACTATATGGGTCTAAGCCTTGAAGAAAAAGCAAAGCAACTGGATAATGTTTTATTTAAATGGGCCGGAGTGGAAGGAGTAGATAAGGATAGCAGAGGACAGTTCATAGATGCAAGGATGCTTGGAGTATATGAAAAGATATCGGGTAAGGAGTTTTTACAATGGGGAAATAATCCCAATCCTTCTTCACCGGCTGCTGATATAATAATGGGCATTATGAGTAAATTTAAAAACTACGTATATGCCAATATCGAACTTCAAACCAAGTATAAAGGTCTGATTGATACTACTTATATGTATTATAACGACGATACCAATAAATACGACTATGATTTTAGCAAAGTCAATGCAAAACTAAAAGAACTCTATAATGCTAAGAATTATAAAGAACTATCGGTATTAACCGGCACCATAAGGGATGGGGCTCAATATAAATCGGAGTTACTGGATAGCTTTAAAAATAATCTCGAAAAGCTTGCAAGCAATAACAATGATTTCGCTTTATTCGCTCTTAGCGATTATATATCCGGTACCGACGGAGATGACGTCATCCGAGGTAAAAGCAGTCATAATTTATTTGTAGGAGGCAAAGGAAACGATGTCTTTCACGGTGGATACGGCAAAAACGCATATATCTATCATAAAGGCGACGGTAGCGACACCATATACGAGAGCGGCGGCGAGAGCACTATTTACTTTGAAGATATAAGAAAAGACGAGGTTGAGTTTTCTAATCAAGACGGTAGCGGACTAAATATAAAAATAAAAGGAACGCAAGATAGCATAAATATAAAACGTTGGTATTCGCAGAGTGTCAATCAAATACCTTTTAAATTTGCAGACGGGGTTACTATGTCTAGTCAGGACTTACGTCTTACGGTAATCGGAGATGAGAGCGACAATATTTTATACGGTTATCAAAACAATGATACCATAGAGGGCGGCAAAGGAAACGATAAATTAAACGGCGAATACGGAGACGATACCTACATTTATAGCAAAGGCGACGGCAACGACGTGATAAGCGACTGGGGAGGCGCAAATATCCTTTACTTTAAAAATCTCAGCTATGACGACGTAGAGTTTTTCAAACAAGACAGAAATTTGCTTATTAAAATAAAAGATACCGGAGAAACTATAACCATAAACGACATACTTTCCTACTCATCTTATGCGGCATTTCGTTTTAAATTTTCGGACGGAACGATAAGAGATGGCTCTAACATAAATCTTATGGTAGTCGGAGACGATCAAGATAATACCTTGTATGGATTTTTTAGAGAAAACACCTTTATAGGAGGTAAAGGAAACGATAGTCTTTACGGGAATGATGGGGATGATACCTATGTCTATAGCAAAGGTGATGGCAACGATACCATAATATATAGCTACCGAGGAAAAAATACTCTGGAATTTAAAGATATAAATAAAGATGGGGTAGAATTTTCCGTCAAAGGCAATGATTTATTGATAACTGTAAAAGATACGCAAGAATACATAACCTTAAAAAACATTTTTGAGCAAAACGGTGATTTTAATTTCAAATTTTCAGATGGAAACGTTATCGGTACGAGCGATTTGCTCCTTACCTTTATCGGGGATGACAATGACAATATTCTAAACGGATATCATGGAAACGACATACTAGAAGGCAAAAAAGGAAACGATAGTCTTTATGGCGGAAAGGGCGATGACAAACTATACGGCGATGAAGGAGACGACGCTTTAGGCGGTGGTAGCGGCAACGATATCTTAGAAGGCGGTAAAGGAAACGATAGTCTTTATGGCGGAGAGGATAATGATACCTACATCTATCACAAAGGGGATGGCAACGATACTATCCATGACCGACAAGGAAGCAACACTCTTGTATTTAAAGACATAAACAAAAATGAAGTTGATTTTATAAGACCGTATAATAATCTAAAAGATCTGATCATCAAGATAAAAGATACGAATGAACAAATAAGGATTTTGGAATTCTTTGAACAAAATGAAACTCTTTTTGATTTTAAATTTGCCAATGGAGCGACCATAAATCGGCATAACATAGCTCTTAAGATAATCGGAGACGACCAAGATAACAACTTAATGGGATATCGCCAAAACGACACCTTAGAAGGCAAAAAAGGAAACGATATACTACAAGGAGAGAAAGGAGATGATACCTACATATATAGCAAAGGTGACGGCAACGATTCCATATTTGACTTATGGGGGAAAAATACTCTTGTATTTAAAGACATAAACAAAAATGAAGTTGATTTCATAAGGCCGTATAATAATCTAAAAGATCTGATCATTAAGATAAAAGATACGAATGAACAAATAAGGATTTCGGAATTCTTTATGCATAGTAAAGCTTTTTTTGATTTTAAATTTGCCGATGGAAGCGTTTTGAGTAGTGATGAGGCGAAGAAAGCCAGCCTTATCGGCAATGACAACGATAATATCATTTACGGATTTGATTCCGATGACATCTTGAAAGGCAATGGGGGAAACGATAAACTTTACGGTGGGGACGGTAACGATATCCTAGAGGGAGGAAAGGGCAATGACATCTTATATGGTCATAAAGGCGATGATACGTATATCTTTGGCAAAGGTGACGGGGATGATGTCATATATGATGAGGCATATTTTACAGCAAACAGAAACGATACCATCAAATTTAAAGCCGGTATCAACAAAGACGATCTCGTATTTACCAGAACGGGAGACAATAAGCACGATCTTTTGATAAAGATAAAGGGTAGTAATGACTCCATAACCGTAAAGGATATGTTTAAAGATATGGAGCGAAATTTATATGGAATCAACAAGATAACATTTGACGATGGAACTTCTATGAGTATCGCAGATATCTACAAAGCTACCCCTGCAATAGCAAATCCAAATGACCAATCGCAAATTTACGGTTCTCCTTACGACGATACCATATATGGCAATGAAAAAGACAATGATATACGCGGACAAGCAGGTAACGATACGCTTTATGGCGGTGAAGGCGATGATACGCTAAGAGGCGGTGATGGCAACGATATCCTAGAAGGCGGAAGCGGTAACGATACTCTTTATGGAGGCGAAGGCGACGATACCTATATCTTTGGTAGAGATGATGGAAATGATACGCTAATAGACTCAGACGGAAACAATACCATCAAATTTAAAGCCGGTATCAACAAAGACGATCTCGTATTTACCAGAACGGGAGACAATAAGCATGATCTTTTGATAAAGATAAAGGGTAGTAACAACTCCATCACCGTAAAGGATATGTTTAGATATTATACCAATAAAGATGGAATCAATAAGATAACATTTGACGACGGAACTTCTATGAGTATAGCAGATATCCACAAAGCTACTCCTGTAATAATAAGCCCAAATGATCAATCGCAAATTTACTACGGTTCCTATTATGACGATATCATATACGGCAATGAAAAAGATAACGATATAAGAGGACAAGAGGGTAACGATACTATTTACGGCGGAAAGGGAAATGATGATATAAGTGGCGGCAACGGAGACGATACCATCTACGGAAACGATGGCGATGATAAGCTTTACGGCGACAAAGGTAATGACACTTTATATGGAGGTAATGGCGATGACGAACTTCGGGGCGGTGATGGCAACGACACCATAGAAGGCGGAAGCGGTAACGATACCATTTACGGCGGCGAAGGAGAAGACACTTATATCTTCGGCAGAGGTGACGGTCAAGATACTATTATATATGCTGACGGACAAGATACTATCAAATTTAGGGCAGGCATAACTAAGGACGATCTAATATTTAAAAGGATTACACCATCAAATCTGGAAGATAGTCTTATGATACAAATCAAAGATACTAAGGATCATATATTTATAAAAAATATGTTCAACAAAGAAGACGGTTCTAGTGGAATAAAGGGGTTGGAATTCGATGACGGCTCATATATGAGCTTTGAAGAGGTCAAACAAAAAACCTTAATGAGCCCTAATAACTATAGTGTGATTTACGGCTTTGATTCGGACGATATCATAGTGGGAGGAGACGGAGACAATCATATCTATGGAAGAAACGGAAACGATACTTTGTATGGCGGCAAAGGTAGCGACGAACTACACGGAGAAGCCGGTAACGATACTCTTTACGGCGATGATGGAAACGATACCTTGATAGGAGAGGAGGGTAACGATATCCTAGAAGGCGGTGCAGGCGATGACAACCTTGAGGGGCGAGAAGGGTCAGACACCTATATATTCGGTAAAGGTGATGGCCATGATATGGTATATTCCGATGAAAAAGATACGATAAAGCTAAAAGAGGGAATTTCTAAAGACGATATAGCCATACAAAAACTAAATGATAAAGATTTAAGAATACTTATAAAACAAACCGGTGATTCTATGACCGTCCATAATATATTTAGTAAAGATTACCCCGGTAGCATCGGTAAAATAGAATTTTCCGACGGCTCATTCATTGACTCCGAAAATATCAAAAAAATAGCTTCAAATAATAGCGTATTTTGCGTAGATGCCTCAAATAGCACACTGGATGGCAGCAGTGAAAACGATACCTTGTATGGAGATGATCGGGATAATCGTATGCACGGCATAGCGGGAGACGATGTATTGATAGGAGGCAAAGGAAATGATAGCTTATCTGGGGGAGAAGGCGCCGATACTTATATATTCGGTAAGGGTGACGGAAACGATACGATATATGCAGATGGAAATGATATTGTTAAATTTAAAGAAAGGATTACTAAAGACGATATTTTGATAACTAGAGATTATGACGATTTGATGATAAAATTTAAAAATAGCGACGATTCGATTAAGATTTCAAATATGCTCTACGAAAATATAGATGATGCCGACGATAATTCTCAGGGAATTAAGGCTATAGAGTTTAGCGACGGTTCGTCTTTAAGTCTCGAAGATATAAGAAAAATAGCTCTTGCAGACAAAGACTCAACCGGTCGCGGCAATAGGATATACGGTTTTAATTCAGACGATATTATAAACGGGGGTTTAGAGGGGGAGACTATAAAGGCAAAAGGAGGAAATGATATAGTCAATGGCAAGGAAGGAGACGATATCATACTAGGCGGTAAAGGAGACGATACCTTAATAGGTGGAGAAGGCGACGACACTTATGAGTATCGTTTGGGAGACGGTAACGACACTATAGACAATACCGGTGGAGGAAACGATACGTTATTTTTTGCCTATGGTATATTAAAAAATAGCATCTTGTATAAAAAAGACAATGATGACTTGCTAATGACGATAAATAATGATCCAAATCAAACGGTAAGAATCAAAAATCACTTCCTAGGCGGAGACTATGCTATAGATAGAATAGGATTCGGCCAAGATGATAGCTTTGAGGATCAAGAATACATTTTAAAACAAATCAACGTCGTTCACCTTTCTTCCGCAAACGGCAACAACAACCTATCGGATAAGGATAAAAAAGATAACGTCTACACCTACACCGGAGGCAAAGTAACCATAAGCGATAACGGAGGAGACGATAGAGTGGTGTTTAGGCTTGATGATGATAATGATCAAGAATCAAGGGTGTATTATAGCTCAAACGGAAGAGATCTAAAGATAAGCACGGCTAAGATAGATAGCTCAAACAAGAACGTATTGGAGATCAAGAATTTCTTCGTAAATAGAAACTCCATAATAGAAAACTTTGACATAAACGACTACTGGAGCATAACGGCCCAGTCCATATATGAGAAATTCGGCAAGGCATTCCCTCCTGAGACTCCGGATACTCCGGATGATCCTACTCCCTCAAACCCGGGCGATGGCGATAACGGCTCTTTAACCGGAGGAAGCGAAGATAATGTCTTTAACTATAAAGGCGGCATGGTAAGTATAACAGATACGGGAGGAAATGATAAAGTAATATTTAAAAATCCCGGATCAAGGGTATTTTATAGCTCAAACGGAAGAGATCTAAAGATAAGCACCTCTAAGATAAATAGCTCAAACAAGAACGTATTGGAGGTTAAAAACTTCTTTTCGGATAAAAACTACATAATAGAGAAATTTCAGATAAGTGACTACTGGACGGTAACAGCCGAGTCCATATATCAAGCGTTTGGAAAAACTTATCCGGCTGCGCAAAACGCTCCTTTGGCTTTACTGGGAGCCCCAAACAAGACGAATGAGGATAGTCTAAACGATAACGCATCCGATATGTAG